A window of the Streptococcus sp. 116-D4 genome harbors these coding sequences:
- a CDS encoding ABC transporter permease, translating into MKKYQRMHLIFIRQYIKQIMEYKVDFVVGVLGVFLTQGLNLLFLNVIFQHIPSLEGWTFQEIAFIYGFSLIPKGLDHLFFDNLWALGQRLVRKGEFDKYLTRPINPLFHILVETFQIDALGELLVGGILLATTATSIAWTLPKFLLFLVCIPFATLIYTSLKIATASIAFWTKQSGAMIYIFYMFNDFAKYPISIYNSLLRWLISFIVPFAFTAYYPASYFLQDKDVIFNIGGLILISLVFFVISLKLWDRGLDAYESAGS; encoded by the coding sequence ATGAAAAAATATCAACGCATGCATCTGATTTTTATCAGACAATACATCAAGCAAATCATGGAGTACAAGGTGGATTTTGTGGTTGGAGTACTGGGAGTTTTTCTGACTCAAGGCTTGAACCTCTTGTTTCTCAATGTCATCTTTCAACACATCCCCTCGCTAGAAGGCTGGACTTTTCAAGAAATTGCCTTTATCTATGGTTTTTCCTTGATTCCCAAGGGACTAGACCATCTCTTTTTTGATAATCTTTGGGCACTGGGGCAACGCTTGGTACGAAAAGGAGAGTTTGACAAGTATCTGACTCGTCCCATCAATCCCCTCTTTCACATCCTCGTTGAGACCTTTCAGATTGATGCCTTGGGTGAACTTTTGGTCGGTGGAATCTTACTAGCGACAACGGCGACTAGCATTGCTTGGACTCTTCCAAAATTCCTGCTTTTCCTAGTCTGTATTCCTTTTGCGACCTTGATTTACACTTCTTTAAAAATCGCGACAGCTAGTATCGCTTTTTGGACCAAGCAGTCAGGTGCTATGATTTATATTTTTTATATGTTCAATGATTTTGCTAAGTATCCCATTTCCATTTACAATTCGCTTCTTCGTTGGTTGATTAGCTTTATCGTTCCTTTCGCCTTTACGGCCTACTATCCTGCTAGCTATTTCTTGCAGGACAAGGATGTAATCTTTAACATCGGAGGTTTGATATTGATTTCTCTGGTTTTCTTTGTCATTTCCCTTAAACTTTGGGATAGGGGTTTAGATGCCTACGAAAGTGCAGGTTCTTAA
- a CDS encoding DUF3397 domain-containing protein — protein sequence MDMILMKLASILLLILTLVVCIIITKLFRLKKLGRNFADLAFPILVFEYYLITAKTFTHNFLPRLGLALSLLAIVLVFFFLLKKRSFYYPKFIKFFWRAGFLLTLVMYIEMIVELFLMK from the coding sequence ATGGATATGATTTTAATGAAATTAGCATCTATTTTATTATTGATACTGACCTTAGTCGTCTGCATTATCATAACCAAACTTTTTAGATTAAAAAAACTAGGACGAAACTTCGCGGATTTGGCTTTTCCAATTTTGGTATTTGAGTATTACCTTATTACAGCTAAAACCTTTACCCATAATTTTCTCCCTAGACTGGGACTAGCCCTCTCACTCCTAGCCATAGTTCTCGTTTTTTTCTTCCTTTTGAAAAAACGCAGCTTTTACTATCCTAAATTCATCAAATTCTTCTGGCGTGCAGGATTCTTATTAACCCTTGTCATGTATATCGAGATGATTGTTGAATTGTTCTTAATGAAATAG
- a CDS encoding ISL3 family transposase, producing the protein MEQLHFITKLLDIKDPNIKILDIINRDSHKEIIAKLDYENPPCPNCGSQMKKYDFQKPSKIPYLETTGMPTRILLRKRRFKCYHCSKMMVAETSLVKKNHQIPRIINQKIAQKLIEKTSMTDIAHQLSISTSTVIRKLNDFRFKHDFSRLPEIMSWDEYSFTKGKMSFIAQDFDNLNIITILEGRTQAIIRNHFLKYDRVVRCRVKIITMDMFSPYYDLAKQLFPNAKIVLDRFHIIQHLSRAMSRVRVQIMNQFERKSHEYKTIKRYWKLIQQDSRKLSDKRFYRPTFRMHLTNKEILDKLLSYSEDLKHHYQLYQLLLFHFQNKESEKFFGLIEDNQKQVHPLFQTVFKSFLKDKEKIVNALQLPYSNAKLEATNNLIKLIKRNAFGFRNFENFKKRIFIALNIKKERTNFVLSRS; encoded by the coding sequence ATGGAACAATTACATTTTATCACAAAACTTCTCGATATTAAAGACCCAAACATCAAGATTCTAGATATCATCAATAGAGATAGTCACAAGGAAATCATCGCTAAATTGGATTATGAGAACCCACCTTGCCCTAATTGCGGAAGTCAAATGAAGAAATATGACTTCCAAAAACCTTCGAAAATTCCTTACCTTGAAACAACTGGTATGCCTACTAGAATTCTCCTTAGAAAGCGTCGATTCAAGTGCTATCATTGTTCAAAAATGATGGTTGCTGAGACTTCTCTAGTAAAGAAGAATCATCAAATCCCTCGTATCATCAACCAAAAAATTGCTCAGAAGCTGATTGAAAAAACTTCTATGACCGATATTGCTCATCAACTGTCCATTTCAACTTCAACTGTCATTCGCAAGCTCAATGACTTCCGTTTTAAGCATGATTTTTCTCGTCTTCCTGAAATTATGTCATGGGACGAGTACTCCTTTACAAAGGGAAAGATGAGTTTCATTGCTCAAGATTTTGATAATCTCAATATCATCACTATTCTTGAAGGCAGAACACAAGCTATCATTCGAAATCACTTTCTTAAATATGATAGAGTCGTTCGATGTCGAGTGAAAATCATTACGATGGATATGTTTAGTCCTTACTATGACTTGGCTAAACAGCTTTTTCCAAACGCTAAAATCGTGTTGGATCGTTTCCATATTATCCAACATCTCAGCCGTGCTATGAGTCGTGTGCGTGTTCAAATCATGAATCAGTTTGAACGAAAATCTCATGAATACAAGACTATCAAGCGCTACTGGAAACTCATCCAACAGGATAGTCGTAAATTGAGCGATAAACGTTTTTATCGCCCTACTTTTCGTATGCACTTGACCAATAAAGAGATTCTAGACAAGCTTTTGAGCTATTCAGAAGACTTGAAACACCACTATCAGCTCTATCAGCTCTTGCTTTTTCACTTTCAGAATAAGGAGTCTGAGAAATTCTTTGGACTCATTGAGGACAATCAAAAGCAGGTTCATCCTCTTTTTCAGACTGTCTTTAAAAGCTTCCTCAAGGATAAAGAAAAGATTGTCAACGCCCTTCAATTACCTTATTCCAACGCAAAATTGGAAGCGACCAATAATCTCATCAAACTTATCAAACGTAACGCCTTTGGATTTCGGAACTTTGAAAACTTCAAAAAAAGAATTTTTATCGCTCTGAACATCAAAAAAGAAAGGACGAATTTTGTCCTTTCTCGATCTTAG
- a CDS encoding Ig-like domain-containing protein, whose translation MQKGNWNKKRVYSIRKFSVGACSVLIGTCALLLGASVSLSSSVYANENAEEIVSTNRTEHQPENKETTDFSNEHKVEGVISEKSSEQPVTSENVSLKENADGSDAVVKPHADQPLVSVANTQSVPLVEGNAEVENKTEETNKPEDSNKLEETNKTEVTDKSEDKNKPEDKKESEETNKAESQDRSVSKDKQEFKSATNEVVDKLIEDRNISFNQNWHFKLNANAKEAVKPDADISSWKKMDLPHDWSIHFDFDHDSPAQNEGGQLNGGDGWYRKTFKLDEKDLNKDVRVTFDGVYMDSQVFVNGQLVGHYPNGYNQFSYDISNYLHKDGRENVISVHAVNKQPSSRWYSGSGIYRDVSLQVTDKIHVEKNGTTILTPKLESQQGGKVETQVSSRIVNTDNKDHEIVAEYQIFERGGKAVTKLVRTESKTLKAKETIHLDLALEVEKPKLWTVSSDKPALYEMVTRVYKDGQLVDAKKDLFGYRYYNWTPDQGFSLNGEHIKFHGVSLHHDHGALGAEENYKAEYRRLKQMKEMGVNSIRTTHNPASPQTLQIAAELGLLVQEEAFDTWYGGKKPYDYGRFFEKDATHPEARKGEKWSDYDLRTMVERDKNNPAVVMWSIGNEIGEADGKAHSLATVKRLVKVIKSVDNTRYVTMGADKFRFGDGTGDHEKIADELDAVGLNYSEENYQTLHAKHPKWLIYGSETSSATRTRGSYFHPESEWVGSNQYWRNYEQSDYGNDRVGWGKTATASWTFDRDHPGYAGQFIWTGTDYIGEPTPWHNQNSTPVKSSYFGIVDTAGMPKNDYYLYQSQWVSAKKKPMVHLLPHWNWEKTELADNVADAENRIPVRAYSNAASVELFLNNESLGLKKFNKKQTSDGRTYQEGENPHELYLEWKVAYKPGTLEAVARDESGKEIARDKIVTAGEPAGVRLVKEENAIAADGKDLTYIYYEIVDSKGNVVPTANNQVHFQLHGQGQLVGVDNGEQASRERYKEQADGSWIRRAFNGKGVAIVKSTDQAGKFTLTAYSGLLKSDQVTIFTGKSDQSEKTVLSTEIPKVRTVLGQKLKMPQTVPFVYSDGSREKRPVTWSQADVSQAGIVTVKGMSDGREVEARVEVLTIANELPAVKRITPGTDLSSVDKLVSLVSTDGRIHNYEVENWEISPEDKEKLSTPGAHIQMTSQLGDRTIHATLIVDDGKELSQVTPTIAVAGESVTELSKEHPVHYHKLSYGAKIPEVSASAENADVNVIQANESNGMRASIYIQPKDGGQLQTYAVQFLVDSPQIESLSLRVDQAASLKEDQTVKVTVLARYQDGTEAVLPTDKVTFSSQGEGGVSVNKGMLELHKPGSLTLQAQYEGAKGELPLTIAANTEDKVVQTIRPVSLVTDLHQTPNLPSTVTVEYDKGFPKVHKVVWDSIPSEKLNQYHTFEVLGKVEGLNQEARATVSVEGIVKVEDVSITTPISEAPTLPESVRTYYSNGQVSSAKVAWDTIDASQYAKEGIFTVTGHVEGTQLTTKLHVRVSSQTEIGKNISDQWTGSELPLAFASDSHSYDPVSNVNDKVISYGNQPANRWSNWKRSEEASVGVLFGDSGILTKRSVDNLNVAFYEDSGVGAPKSYVIEYYVGEKAPTTPKNPGYVEGENHVFNDSKNWKPVTNLKAPDQLKAGGMNHFSFDKVDTYAVRIRMTRADDKLGTSITELQVFSKKVASAKEATTNIKVAGKDLPHFNPDLTDYYLDYSDGKIPEVTASITNNGLATVVPSVKEGDPVRVIVKAENGDILGEYNLHFTKDKDLLARKPIAAAKQSQLLQLGQPLELPNKVPVYFAGKSGYDVKDLAVEWEKVPASTLNKAGEYTIKGHVVGSEVPVELSVRVTDKVGRSLSDNPDYLATHSQAFASATNDLDDNSNDRVDYLNDNDRNQDNRWTNWSANPSANPEVSVGVIFKKNGKIVDRKISQAKLNFFADSGTDAPAKLVLERYIGPDFDVPVYYSNYSYETNHPFNNPDNWELVPYYADKEIQAGDEINVTFKPVTTKAMRWRMDRKADKNGVALTELSFRAPSELAKESTEGRILVDGKELPDFSENRLDYELIYKGERPKITVEGKDQVTSTIVDSGNENLPVLVRLVSESGKNVKEFRIKLTKEKPISEKTVAAVQEDLPKLEFVEKDLAYKTVEKKDSTLYLGETRVEQEGKVGKERIFTAVNPSGSKEEKFREVIQTPTDRIVLVGTKPGTSLPEDGVKNLVLNRPELVIEEEAIDFKVEERKSDKLYLGETRILQEGRQGIRVHLIEVENGKRTEKESYDKVMAEDRIVEVGTAIKDTKSAPQEQLKATSKETSKSVLQDQEVQKPESQESTKQQVETEKMDEKQVSSRSVEAQQDEKNHLPNTGTEAEQAAVAAGLALLGLSAGLVATKGKKED comes from the coding sequence ATGCAAAAAGGTAATTGGAACAAAAAAAGAGTGTATAGTATTCGAAAATTTTCAGTCGGTGCTTGCTCGGTGCTTATAGGGACATGTGCTCTATTATTAGGGGCGAGCGTTAGTCTATCTTCTTCGGTATATGCCAACGAAAATGCTGAAGAGATTGTGTCAACAAATAGGACTGAGCACCAGCCTGAAAATAAGGAAACTACTGATTTTTCAAATGAACATAAAGTTGAAGGAGTTATATCTGAAAAATCCAGTGAGCAACCTGTTACATCTGAAAATGTATCTCTAAAGGAAAATGCGGATGGTAGTGATGCTGTAGTAAAACCTCATGCAGATCAACCTTTGGTTTCAGTTGCTAATACTCAATCAGTTCCTTTAGTAGAAGGTAATGCTGAAGTTGAAAACAAAACAGAAGAAACGAACAAGCCTGAGGATAGCAATAAGCTTGAAGAAACAAATAAGACTGAGGTAACGGATAAATCTGAAGATAAAAATAAACCTGAGGATAAGAAGGAATCTGAAGAAACAAATAAAGCAGAATCACAAGATCGTTCTGTTTCAAAAGATAAGCAAGAATTCAAATCTGCTACGAATGAAGTAGTTGATAAGTTAATTGAAGATAGAAATATTTCCTTCAACCAGAATTGGCATTTTAAACTAAATGCCAATGCAAAGGAAGCTGTAAAACCAGACGCAGATATTTCTTCATGGAAAAAAATGGATCTTCCTCATGACTGGAGTATTCATTTTGATTTTGACCATGACTCTCCAGCTCAAAACGAAGGCGGTCAATTGAACGGTGGAGATGGTTGGTATCGGAAAACCTTTAAATTAGACGAAAAGGACTTGAATAAAGATGTTCGTGTAACCTTTGATGGTGTTTACATGGATTCACAAGTGTTTGTCAATGGCCAACTAGTTGGTCACTATCCAAATGGTTACAATCAATTTTCATATGATATTAGTAACTATCTCCATAAAGATGGGCGAGAAAATGTCATTTCTGTTCATGCAGTTAATAAGCAACCGAGTAGTAGATGGTATTCAGGAAGTGGTATCTATCGAGACGTATCATTGCAGGTAACAGATAAGATTCATGTTGAAAAAAATGGAACAACTATTTTAACTCCAAAACTAGAGAGTCAACAAGGAGGAAAAGTTGAAACCCAAGTAAGCAGTAGAATTGTTAATACAGATAATAAAGACCATGAAATTGTAGCAGAGTATCAAATTTTTGAACGAGGTGGTAAAGCGGTTACAAAACTTGTTCGAACTGAGAGTAAAACTCTAAAAGCTAAGGAAACCATTCATTTGGATTTAGCATTAGAGGTTGAAAAACCAAAATTGTGGACAGTGTCATCTGACAAACCTGCTTTATATGAGATGGTAACTCGTGTTTACAAAGATGGTCAGCTCGTAGATGCAAAGAAAGATTTATTTGGTTATCGCTACTATAACTGGACTCCCGACCAAGGGTTCTCTTTAAATGGTGAACATATCAAGTTCCACGGTGTTTCATTGCACCATGATCATGGAGCGCTAGGAGCAGAAGAAAACTATAAGGCAGAATATCGTCGTCTGAAACAAATGAAGGAAATGGGAGTGAATTCGATTCGTACGACTCACAACCCAGCAAGTCCTCAGACCTTACAGATTGCAGCTGAGCTCGGTTTGCTTGTTCAAGAAGAAGCATTTGATACTTGGTATGGAGGTAAGAAACCATACGACTATGGTCGTTTCTTTGAAAAAGATGCTACCCACCCTGAAGCAAGAAAGGGTGAAAAATGGTCCGACTACGATCTTCGAACAATGGTAGAAAGAGATAAAAATAATCCTGCTGTTGTCATGTGGTCTATTGGTAATGAAATCGGTGAAGCAGATGGGAAAGCCCATTCTCTTGCAACTGTCAAACGCTTGGTAAAAGTGATTAAATCTGTTGATAATACACGTTATGTAACCATGGGAGCTGATAAATTCCGTTTCGGAGATGGAACTGGAGATCATGAAAAGATCGCAGATGAACTGGATGCAGTTGGATTGAATTACTCGGAAGAAAATTATCAAACTCTTCATGCGAAACATCCTAAATGGCTCATTTATGGGTCAGAAACGTCTTCAGCAACTCGTACAAGGGGAAGTTATTTCCATCCAGAGAGTGAGTGGGTAGGAAGTAATCAATACTGGCGTAATTACGAACAATCCGATTATGGTAATGATCGTGTTGGTTGGGGTAAAACTGCTACAGCATCATGGACTTTCGATAGAGATCATCCAGGATATGCTGGACAATTCATTTGGACAGGTACGGATTATATTGGAGAACCAACTCCATGGCACAATCAAAATAGTACGCCGGTAAAAAGTTCCTACTTTGGTATTGTTGATACCGCAGGGATGCCAAAAAATGACTATTATCTCTACCAAAGTCAGTGGGTTTCTGCTAAGAAAAAACCAATGGTTCATTTACTTCCTCACTGGAACTGGGAAAAGACTGAATTGGCAGACAATGTTGCAGATGCTGAAAATCGAATCCCGGTTAGAGCCTATTCCAATGCTGCTAGTGTTGAGTTGTTTTTAAATAATGAGTCACTAGGTCTTAAAAAATTCAACAAAAAACAAACTAGTGATGGTCGTACATACCAAGAAGGTGAAAATCCTCACGAACTATATTTGGAGTGGAAAGTTGCTTATAAACCAGGAACTTTAGAAGCAGTTGCTCGAGATGAGTCTGGTAAGGAAATTGCTCGAGATAAGATAGTGACTGCTGGTGAGCCTGCTGGTGTTCGTCTGGTTAAGGAAGAGAACGCTATCGCTGCAGATGGAAAAGATTTGACTTATATCTATTATGAAATTGTAGATAGTAAGGGCAATGTTGTGCCAACTGCCAACAATCAAGTTCACTTCCAACTTCATGGACAAGGTCAATTGGTTGGTGTGGATAATGGTGAGCAAGCTAGTCGTGAACGTTATAAAGAACAAGCAGATGGTTCTTGGATTCGTAGAGCCTTTAATGGTAAAGGGGTAGCGATTGTTAAATCGACTGATCAAGCAGGTAAATTTACCCTTACAGCTTATTCAGGATTGTTGAAATCAGATCAAGTTACGATTTTTACAGGTAAGTCAGACCAGTCAGAAAAAACTGTTTTAAGCACAGAAATACCAAAAGTACGTACAGTTTTAGGACAAAAACTTAAAATGCCTCAGACAGTGCCATTTGTATATAGTGATGGTAGTCGTGAAAAACGTCCTGTAACCTGGTCTCAAGCAGATGTTAGTCAAGCTGGAATTGTAACTGTAAAAGGTATGTCTGATGGGCGTGAAGTTGAGGCTCGTGTTGAAGTACTTACAATTGCAAATGAACTTCCAGCTGTTAAACGCATCACACCTGGAACAGACTTGAGTTCTGTGGATAAACTTGTTTCACTTGTTTCAACAGATGGTCGTATTCACAATTATGAAGTTGAAAATTGGGAAATTTCACCAGAAGATAAAGAGAAGTTATCTACTCCGGGGGCACATATTCAGATGACTAGCCAATTAGGAGATAGAACCATCCACGCTACTTTGATAGTTGATGATGGTAAGGAATTGTCTCAAGTTACACCAACTATAGCAGTAGCTGGTGAAAGTGTTACGGAACTTTCAAAAGAGCATCCTGTACATTATCACAAACTTTCTTATGGTGCAAAAATTCCAGAAGTCAGTGCTAGTGCTGAAAATGCCGATGTGAACGTGATTCAGGCAAATGAATCCAATGGAATGCGTGCTAGTATCTACATTCAGCCTAAAGATGGGGGACAGTTACAAACCTATGCTGTTCAGTTCCTTGTTGATTCTCCACAAATTGAAAGTTTGAGTCTCAGAGTGGATCAAGCTGCTAGCCTCAAAGAAGATCAAACTGTTAAAGTGACAGTTTTAGCCCGTTATCAGGATGGAACTGAAGCTGTTTTACCAACTGATAAGGTGACTTTCTCAAGTCAAGGTGAGGGAGGAGTCTCTGTTAATAAGGGAATGCTAGAGTTGCATAAACCAGGCAGTCTCACTTTACAAGCTCAATATGAAGGTGCAAAAGGAGAACTTCCTCTAACGATCGCAGCAAATACTGAAGATAAAGTTGTTCAGACCATTCGCCCGGTTAGCCTTGTGACAGATTTGCACCAAACACCAAATCTTCCATCTACAGTAACAGTTGAGTACGATAAAGGATTTCCAAAAGTTCATAAGGTAGTTTGGGATTCGATTCCATCTGAAAAGTTAAATCAATATCATACTTTTGAAGTTCTTGGTAAGGTTGAAGGATTGAATCAAGAAGCGCGTGCGACAGTGTCAGTAGAAGGAATTGTAAAAGTTGAAGATGTGAGCATCACAACACCAATTTCTGAGGCACCAACCTTGCCAGAAAGTGTCCGAACTTATTATTCAAATGGCCAAGTATCTTCAGCTAAGGTAGCTTGGGATACTATTGATGCAAGCCAGTATGCAAAAGAAGGAATCTTTACTGTAACAGGTCATGTAGAAGGAACACAACTGACAACGAAATTACATGTTCGTGTATCGAGTCAGACAGAAATTGGGAAGAATATTTCAGATCAATGGACAGGTTCAGAATTACCACTTGCCTTTGCATCAGATTCTCATTCTTATGACCCAGTATCTAATGTAAATGATAAAGTGATTTCTTATGGTAACCAGCCTGCAAATCGTTGGTCAAACTGGAAACGTTCTGAAGAAGCCTCAGTAGGAGTGCTATTTGGAGATTCAGGTATTTTGACAAAACGTTCGGTTGATAATTTGAATGTAGCCTTTTATGAAGATAGTGGTGTAGGTGCTCCAAAATCTTACGTCATTGAGTATTATGTTGGTGAAAAAGCTCCAACTACACCGAAGAATCCTGGTTATGTAGAGGGTGAAAACCACGTATTTAATGACAGTAAAAATTGGAAACCAGTTACAAATCTTAAGGCTCCAGATCAGTTAAAAGCTGGAGGAATGAATCATTTCAGTTTTGACAAGGTGGATACCTACGCGGTACGTATTCGCATGACAAGAGCTGATGATAAACTTGGAACATCAATTACAGAATTACAAGTTTTCTCTAAAAAGGTAGCATCAGCTAAAGAGGCAACTACTAACATTAAGGTGGCTGGAAAAGATCTTCCTCACTTTAATCCAGACTTAACAGATTACTATTTAGACTATAGTGATGGAAAAATTCCAGAAGTAACAGCTAGTATCACAAATAATGGACTTGCTACAGTGGTTCCTAGTGTGAAAGAGGGCGATCCTGTCCGTGTTATTGTGAAAGCAGAAAATGGCGATATTCTTGGAGAATACAACCTTCACTTTACAAAAGATAAAGATTTGTTGGCTCGTAAACCAATTGCTGCTGCCAAACAGTCTCAATTGTTGCAATTAGGTCAACCTTTGGAATTGCCAAATAAGGTTCCAGTTTATTTCGCAGGTAAGAGCGGTTATGACGTAAAAGATTTGGCAGTTGAATGGGAAAAAGTCCCTGCTTCTACCTTAAACAAAGCTGGGGAATATACAATTAAAGGCCATGTAGTTGGTAGTGAAGTCCCAGTAGAATTATCTGTTCGAGTAACGGACAAGGTCGGTAGATCTCTTTCTGATAATCCAGATTATCTTGCTACTCATAGTCAGGCTTTTGCTTCAGCTACTAATGATTTGGATGATAATTCGAACGACCGTGTAGACTATTTAAATGATAATGACCGAAATCAAGACAACCGTTGGACAAACTGGTCCGCTAATCCATCCGCTAATCCAGAAGTATCAGTTGGTGTTATCTTTAAAAAGAATGGTAAAATTGTGGATAGAAAGATTTCACAAGCTAAACTAAACTTCTTTGCAGATAGTGGAACAGATGCCCCAGCTAAACTTGTATTGGAACGATACATCGGTCCTGACTTTGATGTTCCGGTTTACTATTCAAACTACAGCTACGAAACAAATCATCCATTTAATAACCCTGATAATTGGGAACTTGTTCCTTATTACGCAGACAAAGAAATTCAAGCTGGAGACGAGATCAATGTGACATTTAAACCTGTGACTACCAAAGCTATGAGATGGCGCATGGATCGAAAAGCAGATAAAAATGGGGTTGCTTTAACTGAATTAAGTTTCCGAGCACCAAGTGAACTTGCAAAAGAGAGCACAGAGGGAAGAATTTTAGTAGATGGTAAAGAGCTCCCTGACTTCTCTGAAAATCGTTTGGACTATGAATTGATTTATAAAGGGGAACGTCCAAAAATCACTGTGGAAGGGAAAGATCAAGTCACATCTACAATTGTGGATAGTGGAAATGAAAATCTTCCTGTATTAGTCCGTCTGGTATCAGAGAGTGGTAAGAATGTCAAAGAATTCCGGATTAAATTGACTAAGGAAAAACCGATTTCTGAGAAGACAGTTGCTGCTGTACAAGAAGATCTTCCAAAACTCGAATTTGTTGAAAAAGATTTGGCCTACAAGACAGTTGAGAAAAAGGATTCAACGCTGTATCTAGGTGAAACTCGTGTAGAACAAGAAGGAAAAGTTGGTAAGGAACGTATCTTCACAGCGGTTAATCCTAGTGGAAGTAAGGAAGAAAAATTCCGTGAAGTAATACAGACTCCAACAGACCGCATCGTCTTGGTTGGAACCAAACCAGGAACCTCCCTTCCAGAAGATGGAGTGAAGAACTTAGTCCTTAACAGACCAGAACTTGTAATCGAAGAAGAAGCAATTGACTTCAAGGTTGAAGAACGTAAGTCTGACAAGTTATATCTAGGTGAAACTCGTATCCTCCAAGAAGGAAGACAAGGTATTCGTGTTCACTTGATTGAAGTAGAAAATGGCAAGCGAACTGAGAAAGAAAGCTATGATAAAGTGATGGCTGAAGACCGTATCGTAGAGGTTGGTACAGCTATAAAAGATACAAAATCAGCTCCTCAAGAACAGCTTAAAGCAACTTCTAAAGAAACTAGTAAGTCTGTGCTACAAGATCAAGAAGTTCAAAAACCAGAATCTCAAGAATCTACAAAACAACAAGTAGAAACTGAGAAAATGGATGAAAAACAAGTGAGCTCACGTTCAGTTGAAGCCCAGCAAGATGAAAAGAATCACTTGCCAAACACTGGAACAGAGGCAGAACAGGCAGCAGTAGCAGCAGGTTTAGCTCTTCTAGGTTTGAGTGCAGGCTTAGTAGCCACTAAAGGAAAAAAAGAAGATTAG